The genome window AACTCTGTGGGGCTGGCCGCATTACGCGGCTAGGGAGATTAAGGGGTCTTCTACACAATGTCCAAGCTAGTGGTGGTCAGTCCCACAGGGAGAGCCTGGAGTGGGCCCATTGTTCTCTTCTGGTCAAAGCTAAGACACGTCTTCTGTCCTAGCCCTGAGGGACCCCTCTCCTGAGGCCACACAGTCCTGGGAAACGTGGTCAAATGAGTACATTTTTGGGTccaagtttcctcctctgtggaaGAGGGATTAATAATACAGACACCCTCTGTCTCCATCATTCTTCCACATCTtagtcccttcttccttcccacctGATATACTTCACTTCCATCACCCCATGgcttgacccccccccccaagcccCCTGTAGTTGGTGCTGTCTGGGGCCTACCATGCCCCCCTCTGGCCTCACCAGCAGGCATGTAATATCTCTTTAGGGATGGAGTCTACTCTACCCAAACTGCCAGGGAATTCAGATCCCTTTGGGGCAGCTCTCAACCAGTGACTGATGGAGGGAGTTGGAGCATCAATACCCCAGCTCTCTCACCCCTCGGGTGAGATGACTCTGATCCCCCAGGGTTCCCCAGCGAGACTGAGCCCCAGATGCCTATAGTGAGAATTTGCTTAATTACAAGAGTGACCAAACTATCCCAATGTGACCAGGACTGAGGGTTCCCCAGATGCAGGATTTTGAGAGCTAAAGTTGGCAAGTTCCAGGCAAGTTGATTACCCCAGTGATAACGCATCGATTCATGActgttcccttccttctctctgccacATCCCTGCTCCCCTACAGCTGCTGTCTCCCAGACAAATACACTCAGTCCTCATCTCAATCTGTTTCTGAGACACCCCAATCTCCTTCATGTCCTCTGAGCAGCCCATCAGCCACTCCAACCCAAGCTGAGCACTTGTGGGGCAGATGCTGTGCTGGGAACTTTCGGCCCACTACCTGCCTTTGCCTTGTGGCCGCCTTTTGAGGAGGGGGTCTTCTGTCAGCTGCATTTTATGCATTGGAAAGCTGAGGTTTGACAGGAAAATGACTTCTCTGAAGTCTCACGGGTAAGTGGTGTGTTTCGGGGGATCGGACCTGGGGCAGAGACGGGCTTCCTCACCCCTCAGCACACGCTTCCGCTCTGCGGTTGAGGGCCTGGCATGTGCTGGGCACCGTCTcacccccttcttttttttttttgcagtacgcgggcctctcactgctgtggcctctcccgtcgcggagcacaggctccggacgcacaggctcagcggccgtggctcacgggcccagccgctccgtggcatgtgggaccttcccagaccggggcacgaacccgtgtcccctgcatcggcaggcggactctcaaccactgcgccaccagggaagccctcacccccTTCTtatgcatgatttcatttaatccttacaccaCTCCCGGGAGGCAAGGCAACTATTCCCCCACTTTGCAGAGCGGGAAACCAAGGCCTGGAGAGGTGGCGGAGCCCAGGTTCAAGCCCAGGCAGGCTGCCACTGAGCGCACATCCTTAACCACCAGGCTGGTGCCTCAATACGTGTAATTTCCTTTTGGGCGGCGGCTGTGGCTATTTGGGGATGGGGGAGCCTGGCTGCCAGTGAGGCcagctggcgggggtgggggggggaggaggggcccaGATGGCAGACCTGGCTGGGAGCCCACAGACCGGTGTCTGGACTGGCAGGCTGAGCCCAGGCCTGCCCTGACCCATCATTGCCAGCGCCGGTTCCTTGGGGACCCTCCTGTGCCCTGAAGCATCCTCCactcctctgcccccacctctACTCCTGCGGTTGGCCCAAATACCAGACAGGGCAAATCTCAGCTTTCCCCCAAACATTCCTCGCTCCTGTGGCCCGGCCCAGGCTGGCCGAGGTTACGCAAGCAGAGCTGgggaggcggcgggggcggggggggggggggaggggggtggtggcGCGGAGCAttggggggaggtgggtgggacaGAGGGGACAGGCTGGCCTGTCCTCATCACCCCATCCGGTGCCTGCCTGCCCTCCGCAGGGCGGGGAAAGGGTGGGCCAGCtcccctgagcccctgggagAACAGGCTGGCGGGGGGGAGAGTGGCCAGCGCCAAGAGATGGGGGGCGGTGGCGGCCACAGCAGAACCTCCAGGAGGTGACCGCCTGCTTTCCATTAGGGAACCCTGGTCAGCAGTTCCGGCAAGACGGCAGACCTGGGGCTGGCTATGGTAagttggggcaggggagggtctgAGGGTGGGGCCTGCCTGCCCGCCCCCCTCCATGCGGGGATGCTCCTGTCGCCATGGTGACCCGGTGCCCAGCCTGGGGACACCCTGAGCCGTCCCTCAACTCCCAGTGGCTGAGCCTACTGCTGTTGCCCCTGCTGCTGCCTGGGCCCCCGCCCGCCCTCGGCATGGAGGACGCCTCGTTCCCCCACCTGGGGGAGAGCTCGCAGCCCCCGCCCCGGGCCTGCCCCCGACGCTGCTCCTGCCCCCGGGCTGACACAGTGGACTGTGCCGGCCTGGACCTTCGGGTGTTCCCGGACAACATCACCAGGGCAGCTCAACACCTCTCCCTGCAggtggggcctggggtgggggtgcagGGTAGCTCCCAGGGGAAGCGGGGAGCCTGGGGAGTGGTTGGGTTGAGAGTGATGGGGTGTGGGGTCCACGTGCAGGGGTGAGGCATTGGGCGTGAGGGTCTTGGCACTGATGCGAGTCGGCCTTGAAGAGGGTGCAGGGCCCTGTGTGTCCGGTGAGAGGAGGTGGGGGCACAGATATTGGAAGTGGGAGGGGCTGAGGGTTTAGGGGTGTCGGGGAAGTCAATGTCTGGTGATTACGGGGTTGCTTGGGGTCAGCGTGGCGGGGCATTTGAGATCAACTGTAGGGGTGCATGGGGCGCTGGGGGCCACTCTCTTTTTGGTTACAGGGTTGTTCCGAGGTAATAAGGCATTTGGGATCGAGTAGAGGGTGATGGGGTGTCAGAGCTCACTGCTGAGGCTGACGGGAAGCTGAGAAGCAGGGCCCAGGGTCACGGGGGTCAGGGTGTGAGTGCCCCGCTCCCTGCCCCACAGAACAACCAGCTCCAGGAGCTCCCCTACAACGAGCTGTCACGCCTTAGCGGCTTGCGGACCCTCAATCTCCACAACAACCTCATCTCCTCCGAGGGTGAGGGGGACGATGGGAGGCGGCCCCTCCCCACCACGGTCCCCGccgccctctccctccccagctcgGTCTGTGGGCAGGTCTGCGGCTGTTCCCAGCACTGCCCTTTGCTGAGCAGGATGGAAACTcaggggatggggggcaggggctgtggctTTTGAGGAtgtggggggcggggcctggaggagCCTCTGCCAGTCCCTGGCTGGGTGGGAGCACAGACtccgccctgcccccaccccacaccaGCGGTCCCCTCACTGCCCACCTCATTCACAGGCCTGCCTGACGAGGCCTTTGAGTCCCTCACGCAGCTGCAGCACATCTACGTGGCCCACAACAAGGTGagcccccctcacacacacacacacacacacacacacacacacacacacacacacacacacatggggtGCAGCCGGGCTGGGGTCACATAGCGCAGAGGGTAGATGGGACAGCGGGCGGTGGGGTGCAGGAGCGGGGCCACAGGACCAGTGCAACTCTACTCCCGCAGCTCTCTGTGGCCCCCCAGTTTCTGCCCCGCTCCCTCCGTGTCGCTGATCTGGCTGCTAACGAAGTGACGGAGATCTTCCCGCTCACCTTTGGGGAGAAGCCTGCGCTCAGGTAGCCcctggcccagcccaggccccaggggtCTCAGATATGCCTGGGGTCACTCCCCACCTTGGGGGGGGTCTGGTGGGGAGACAGGGCCCTGGATGCTCTGTTTGGAGAACTCAAGACTGAAGCAGAGACCACgtacgctcacacacacacacacacacacacacacacacacacactctcacactgaAGGTGGCTGGGGTGCGGGGCGGTGGGGAGGCCAGGGCGGGGCTGGTGGCCGGAGCCTGGCTCCCCTCAGGTCCGTGTACCTCCACAACAACCAGCTGAGCAATGCAGGCCTGCCGCCCGACGCCTTCCACGGCTCCCAGGCAGTCGTCACCCTCAGTCTCTCCAGCAACCGGCTCAGCTATGTGCCGCCCAGCCTGCCGTCCTCGCTGGAGCGGCTCCACCTGCAggtgcccctccttcccctcaccATCCCCGGGTCCCCAcctccctgggctccctgcacCTCTCTCCTGCGACACCCCGACACCTCCTTGTTATCCCAGTAGTCAGAAATGTCTCTGAGTCCCTTCCACTGGCACTGGTCGCTCACAAGCTCTCTGTGGGCAGCCTTGCTCAAGCGAGCTCCTGGTCCCTTACTCAAGAGCCCTctgtggctccccactgccctctgtCCCGGACCCTCTGTCTCACGCTCTGCTCCCTTCCCAGAACAACCTCATCTCCAAGGTGCCCCGAGGAGCCCTGAGTCGCCAGACCCACCTCCGGGAGCTCTACCTTCAGCACAACCAGCTGACGGACAGCGGCCTGCACGCCACCACGTTCAGGTGGGGCCTGGGGACAGGGGGTTCGGGGGTGCGGCCTCGTGCTGGCAGTAGGGGCTGAGGACTCAGCATCTGGGGGCCCCAGGcctccatcccccacctctgTATGACTCTTAACTCAAGGCCTCACTTGGTGAGCGCCTACAATGGGCCAGGCTCAGCCAGGCACCTGGCAGCATCCTTGTCTCCAACCACACCCTGGGCCTCAGTCCTACGACCCAACGACACGGCTGCCACATGAACATCTCAGACCCAGAACTCTGTCCTGGTCACCCCTACATTTAACCCTCAGGCTGGAATCTGCCCTGATCACCCCCAGGTCTACCTCCTACCCAGATCTCTCAAATCATCACCCCCAAGTTGGAATCTCCAGCTTACGTCTCTCGGGACCAGCCCTCAACACCCCCCACTCTGGGCGCCCAGCCCGACGCCGACCCTCTCTCTCCTGCCAGCAAGCTGCACGGCCTCGAGTACCTGGACCTGTCCCACAACCAGCTGGCCGCGGTGCCCGCCGGCCTGCCGCACACCCTGGCCGTGCTGCACCTGGGCCGCAACCGCATCCGCTGGGTGGAGGCTGCCCGGCTGCGCGGCCTGCGAGGGCTGCGCTACCTGCTGCTGCAGCACAACCAGCTGGGGGCGGCGGGGCTGCCGGCCGGGGCACTGCGGCCGCTGCGGGGCCTGCACACGCTGCATCTCTACGGCAACGGGTTGGACCGCGTGCCCCAGGCGCTGCCCCGCCGCCTGCGGGCCCTGGTGCTGCCCCACAACCGCGTGACCACGCTGGGTGCCCGCGATCTGGCCGCCACGCCCGGCCTGGCTGAGCTCAACCTGGCCTATAACCGCCTGGCCAGCGCCTGCGTGCACCGCCGGGCCTTCCGCCGGCTGCGGGCCCTGCGCAGCCTCGATCTGGCCGGCAACCAGCTGACCCTGCTGCCCTCTGGCCTGCCTGCCAGCCTGCGCACCCTGCGGCTGCAGCGAAACCAGCTGCGGGCCCTCGAGCCTGAGCCGCTGGCCGGCCTGGACCAGCTTCAGGAGCTCTGCCTGGCGCATAACCGGCTGCGTGTGGGTGACATCGGGCCTGGCACCTGGCATGAGCTGCAGGCCCTCCAGGTCAGGGGTGGGCTGCTTGGCCACACTGAATGCCCGCAGGTGTCCCCACAGCCCCTCCACTCCCCGGCCGGCCTGCCCAGCAACTCCCCTGCAAGGCTCTGAGATGCCACAAagagagctcccactgcaggccAGCCCTGGGGTGCATAAGACAGATCCGGCCCCCAGGCCTTTGTCTGTGCTGCCCCTGCCACCTGGTCCTCCACGaccacccctccacctccccagcctcTAGCTCCTTCTGAGTGCTGTCGATGCCCCAGAATTCAGGCCATGTGTGGGTGCCGGGCGCTACTCTGGGTCCTGGAGATGCCACTGGGCACAGAAGGACACAGCTCCTGGCCCTGGGCACAGACATCCTAGTTAGGGAGAGCAGTCAGCAACAAGCATAAGCGAACAGTTAGAAGGGCACGAGGAGGTAAAGGAAGGACCATCTTTGCGAGGGATTAACTGAACCAACGGTTCCCACAGCAGGCAGGGACCCTGCCTGTCTGGGCCCCCACcgcctagaacagggcctgccCCAGAGGGGACTCAGTTTACCTCTGTTGAGGGCAGGATTTGGCAGTCACAAAGTAGCTGAGGGAGGGGGCAGAAGGACCGGGCTGGGAGGAGAGCAGTTTGGGGCTTGGCTAAACGGgtggcccagggcctggggccGCCACGGCGCCATCTCTGCCCGCCTGCCCAGGTGCTGGACCTCAGCCACAACGAGCTGTCCTTCGTGCCCCCCGACCTGCCTGAGGCCCTCGAGGAGCTGCACCTGCAGGGCAACCGCATCAGCCACGTGGGCCCCGAAGCCTTCCTCAGCACGCCCCGCCTACGTGCCCTCTTCCTCAGGTGCCCTGAGGGTGGCAGGGCCAGGGGGCTCCGGGTGGACAAGGGAGGGCTGTGGGGGACGTGAGCAGGCCTGGGGGGGCACCTCCCCTCAAAAACGCCCTCGCGCCCACCTCTCGGTCCAGGGCCAACAGGCTTCACGTGACCAGCATAGCGCCCGAGGCCTTCCTGGGCCTCCCGCACCTTCGCGTGGTGGACACAACGGGTAACCCTGAGCCAGTCCTGGTCCAGCTGCCACCCACAGCCCCACGTCGGCCACGGGCAGAGGGCCCCTGAGCCTGGAGGGGCGCAGTAGAGCAGCCCAGACAcctggggctctgctgggctgTGGACTAAGGAGACAGCGCCCAACCTGGGGCCTCGAGCTGGCTCTCTCAGGCCTGGAGAGCTGGGCCCGCCTAACCCACGCTGGCCAGGATGCTGGGACAGGGGTGTCACCTCGACACACGGGCAGCCCAGGGAGAGACTGAAGCGTGCAGCTCGCACACTGGGTGTGCAGGCAACTCCGACCCTGCTGGACACCCCCCCACTGCCCGTGCAGATGGCCACAGCAACAATAAAGCCTAGCCCGGGACCTCCCtcgccgtccagtggttaagactccgtgcttccactgcagggggcgcaggttcgatccctggatggggaactaagatcccacacgccacacagtgcagccaacaACAAAGCCTAGCCCTTTCAAGTGTTCACCACCGGCCAGGTGCCCTTCAGCTTGTGGGAGGGGCTCTCGTCTTCCCTGCGTCCAGCAGAAGCAGCTGAAGCTCTGGGATGCTAAGTGGGTCAGGCAATTTGGCCCAGGTCCTGCGGCCAGTGAGCGGCAGGGCTGGCTGTCAAGGCCCTGAGACACACACGGGTCACCAGGCACCACCACGTATGACCTGACCACACGTGTAAACCCAGATACGCCCAAGGCCACCAGCTGAAGAGACACTCGCGGATGCCCCCAGGTGGGCCACAGACGCTCAGGACACGTGCACAGGCCTTCACACACGTCCTCGCAGCAAGTGTGCACGGAGCACACATCCTTCACGGGCACACCCCCTGCCAGCCTGCTCCTCTCGCAGGTACCTCTCCATCAGCCCCCAGGGGAGCCGTGAAGGAGACCCAGCCCAGGCACTGAGGGCAGGAGCAAGAAACAAAGGCAGGACAGAGTGAGCCAGGTAGGGCCCTGGCTGTTTATTCCGTGTGTCAGCCCTGGGGGCCCAGCTGGGCCAGGGCAACCCTCTGGGGAGCCAGCTGGGCTCTGGCTGGCCTCAGTGGCTTCTTTGGGGTGTGGGTGGGCATCAGGGTTAAGGCTGGGGACGGGCTGGAACTAAAGTGCTTGCAGGGGCCCTTGAGGTTTGGTCCTAGCCGCCCTCCCACCTCGGAGGCAGGCAAGGGGCCGCACACCCCTGGGCTGTGCAAACGGACTCTCTGGGGCCCACCCGGCCAGGCCTAGGTAAGGGGCACACACAGGCTGGCGCCCGCAACGTCCCCTGCCAGGGAGGCTCCAGTCGGGCCAGGTGGGCCCAGCCGGGGGAACGTGTCCATCCAGAGCCGATTGTCCTCTGATTGTCTGATTGTCTGGTCTGAGGCTGTGGCCGCGTTAGCTCCTCCCAGCGCCGGGGCCTTGGGCCCGCTCCCGGCTCTCCAGGGGCCGCCCGCCCCTTCGGCCCCTCACCTGCGGAGCTGCTGCAGCTGAGGGGAGAGGCCGCCGAGGTCAGGGTGGAGGGGACATGGCCACAGCTGCCCACCCCGTCCCCAATACCCAAGCCTCTCACCTCACTCTCGACCAGGTTCCGTCTATACAGTGCCTCCTTGGCAGCCTCCTGAGGGGTCAACAGGAGGTCAGTGGGCAGCCCCTGGCAGCCCCGGCCCCCCGATGCCCGCCCACCCGGCCCGCCCACAGCTCACCCTGCTGCCATCGTTGCCCAGGCGCCGGGCGGCCTCTGTGTAGAACTGCAGTTGCCGCTCCAGCTGGGCCATGTACTCTGAGGGAGGGAGGCGGTCACGATGgggccccctgccccgcccctcccccacataCTCATCCCTGAGATCCTACCCCGCCGGATGCCGGGGCCCCCCTGCTCCAGCTGTGCCCTCTGCCACTGGCTGCGCTGTATGATGTCCTGGTACTGCTGAGCCACCTCGGGGGGCACTGGCCGCCGTGCCTGCCTCAAGGCCAGGatctggggcggggggtgggtgcaGAGGGAGTTGTGAGGGCCGTGCCCGGGCCTGCAGACCCCCAATCCTGCCCCACTGAGCCCTGCAGGATGGGTACCCACCTTCCGCTCCAGACGCTCTAGGTCGAAGGCCAGCACACTGAGACTATGCAGGGGCCGGGCTGATCTATGGGGTTGAGGAAGGGTGAGGCGCTGCAGGGATCTCCCACCCCCGACCCCATTAATTCAACAGACACACTGGGCACTGGGGAACAGCGGGAGACAAGCCAGGCCCACCCCTGTGTTGCCGAGTCCACAACCTAATAGGGACAATGGTTGTACACCCAGGCAACTGTGACGCCAGgtgtcagggagggcttcctggaggaggtgagagccAGGCTGGGACTCAAAGGAGCCAGAGTTGGGCAGAGAAACAAGGAGATAGTGTGGGGATAGGGGTGCTCAGGACATTGTAACACAGAGAAGCCCAGAGGTCAGTGAAAACTAAGTGTATCCATGAACCAacaggaggaagtggggagagagaaggctggACATATTGACGGAGATCACAAAAGGTCTTAAAGATCAAGCTGAGGAGTTTAAACTAGACGCTCCAGGAGAAGAGAAGCCAGGAAAGGTCTTGGAGCAGGGGAGAGACATGCTCCAATCTGTGCCTGATGGGAAGTGGTCCAGGATAGGCTGAGATAAGCAGAAGGGGGTTCTCTCCAGCACAGCCGGGCCCAGCCACCTACCTGTTCCCCGGCTCCCTCATAGGAGCAGGCACGGGAGGGGCTTTCGCTTTGGGCCCAGCAACCTGCTTCAGAGGACAGAACCAGTCTTGTGAGTCTCGGTCCCCTTGAACcaagcctccctccttccctggggcTGCCGATGGGCAGGGGTCTCACTGTGGGCACAGCTGCTGGCACGGGGTCGATGACCAGCCACCTCTCAGTTGTCGTCTCCAACTGCTGGGCCGTCAGTGGCTCCCGGATCCGAACCATCACCTCCAGCCGCCCCCCTGTGGGCCTGCGACCATCCAGGAcctgggtgggagtgaggggagcCTGTTAGGAAGCAGGCAGCGGCTGGAGGCTCAGGGCTGGGCTCAGGGAGACCAAAGCAGTTTCCAAAACACGAGTCCGTGGGTACGGCTGACACATCAGCTGCTCATAAAGGAGCAGGGTGCTGAGGGTATTTAAGGCCGGGTAGCAGGGAGGTCTGGGACTCCCGGGGCCGGGCTGGGCCAGCAGAGGGGACCCTTGGGGGCTCAGGGCAGGGAGCACCTGGGTGGTGTTCATGAGCGGCACGGCCACACCGGAGCGGTCAGACGAATGTCCACCTCTCACCTCGAGGATCTCCCGGACCTCGCATGCTGTCTCCAAGGCGTCCAGTTTCAGCTGGGCTGTGCCCAGGACCCGGTCGGTCTTGAACAGCCccctgtgtgtgtgagaggggaCAGGACGGTCGGCCCAGGGGAGCTCCCCCTCTTCTAGAGCCCATGCAGCGCCTGTGGCCCCAGCTTACCCCTTGTGGACCACTTCGAACTTGATGCCTTTGGTCTGGATGGCCCTTCGGAAGCCACGGTGGCTGCGGTTGATGCAGAGTTTGAACTGCTCCTTGAACTCTgcccagggaaggagggagggaggagggaggggtcaggCTGTGGTCTCATGGGCTTTCTGAGGAGGGCTGCCTCCCGCCCAAGGCTCACCAGGCGAGTCTGTGTTCTTGATCACACTGGTCTTGTCCTTCTGAGCTTCTTCCTGTGACCAGACAGGAAGCGAAAAAGCTCAGGGGCGCCTACCCTTGAACCCCGGCCAGACTCACCCCCGGGCCTGATGGGGCTTGAGCCCGTCCCTCCTCAGCTCCCCACATACCACATTGGGATAGGGGAAGTCGAACCGAACAAAGACATCCAGGTCACCGGGGGACAGCCCTGTGGGCAGATGAGGGTCAGAGCTGGGCAGAGGGGTGGACCCCACGGCCCCACCCCTGCCTGACGCCCCCTCACCTGGGGGTGTGGGCAAGTTGATGCCCTTCACAATGAACAGGAGCATGTCGTTGCTGCTGAGGTCAGGGAAGATCCTTCCAGGAGGGCGGGCAAGAGACAGAGGCACCTCAGTGCCACTGCCTGCCCGccttctctgccctccccccagtCTCTTAGGGGTGTCTCAGCGCCTAGGCTTGAGTTTTAGGACCAGACAGACTAGAATTCTCTATCCAGGTCCACCACTGGCTACCTTTTGAGTCCTTTCTCCACTCTGCATATATTTATTTGGGACTTACTCTGCACCAGCCAGTGGCCCTAGCTGCTGTGGGACCTTCTCTTTCTTTGACagtatttcttgagcatctactatatgccagccaGTGTCTTCACTGCTGGGGACACAGAAGTAAACGAGGCAGACCCCATGCCTTTGCTCGTGGAACCGGGGCTAGCTGAGTGGACAGATGACCCATGAAcacataaataagcaaataaaacaacaacaactctgCAGAGAATTAAAACAGGGGAGAGAGAGTGGAGTGTGCTCAGAAGGGGCTGCTTTAGACAGAGTGATCAGGGAGGGCCTCTCAGGGGAGGTAACATCACAGGTGACTCTGAGTGTCAAGAAGAGGCCGCTACATGGTAACCTGCATGAGAGAGTCTGAGCAGAGGAAATATagctggtgcaaaggccctgagtggAAACACGGCTGGTGTGTCTGATTGACCAAAAAGAGGTCTATGTGGCAGAAAGTGAGTGAAGTGGGGACAGTGGGAGGAGTTGAAGTGATAGGGAGCCAGGCTGTGCAGATGTAGGGCAGCCGGGGTAAGGGGTGTGGGTTATCCTAGATGGGGATCTTAGGTTATCCCAGTGGCTGCACCTAATGTCATCTACAAGTGGGAAAAAACAATCCCAACTCCCTGGGGTGTAAGAAGACTTAACAGGAGCAGAACCAAGATCACCATCCCACGGGCTTGCCCAGGCCTTTGGGACCAGGCACATGTCTACAGTCACTAGATCATCCCCATTTCCAAATGTGTCACTGTCAACACCCTATCGCCGTCCTTCACTCGCGCGTCACGTCTGCCTCAGGACCCTTGCACACACTGTGCTCCCACCAGCTCCCCAAACTCTACTCCAGAGGCAAATCCTGGCTTCCGGGGCGCACAAACCCCTCTCCAAAGGGCTGGGGGGGGGGTCTCAGGGGCCTTACTTGATGACGCTGAAGGTTCTCTGCTCAAAGCGAGCAGTGGGTGTGGGGAGACCCCGGGCAAAGGCCTGCTTCAGAGTCTCCATGCTCCGCTTACAGTCCTCCGCCAGCTTCTCAAATCTGCCGGCAAGAGGGCCCTGCTCAGGTCCCGGGTCCCAGGGGCAGGCTGGGGGTGCAGATgtctggtggggatgggggcggggcctCTTACTTGCTGGTTTCGGCGATGTTGCCCAGGTGGGTGAACTGGTTAGAGTGGTTCAGGCACATCTGGGGGAGCAgaagaaagtgaggggagggctgggggcccaTGCCCTTGTAGTGACTTGGGTGGGGAATCCCCCTTCACCTCGTGCTGCTGCCTTATGAGTTTGGTGAGTTCACCGTAGCGCCGGACAGACTCCTGAGACAGACCTGGGCCGGGCCGCTGGACCAGGGCGAAGTCGTCCTTGTTGACAGGGGCGGGTGGCACCTGGGGAGGACGAGGCTCATGAGGTAGGGTCCGCTGGTCAGCAAGGAGCAGGCCCACCCGGGTCTCTGCCGAAACGTCACCCCTCCTtaaagaggccttccctgactatGGCTTCATCCCCTGCCcctgttcttccttctttcccaagGAGAAAAGTAATGCTCAAAGGGAAGTGGATGGTCCTGCCCCAAATGGCAGAATCTGTTATCCATTTTCCTCCAAGTCTGatccccaccccctcttccctAGTAATGGAGTCCTGCCTGGGCGCACAGCAAGAGACTACATGTCCCAGTCTCTGCTGCAGCTAGGGGTGGCCATGTGACTGAGCTCTGGCCAATGGGAGGCAAGCAGAAGTGATGGCAACTCCATGTAACTTCTCATAGCTGGGATGCAGACAAGGCGTCAAACCACTTTGACCATGTGGACAAGACCTAGGGTGTGGCAGAGCAACAAGATAAAAGAACCTGGGCCCTGAAGGGCTTTGTCTTTTAGAGACCAGAATGCCCTGAATGCTACATGCAAGAAACATAAATGTCTGTCTTGTTTCAGCCACTGTCTTGGGGAGGCCTATTTGTTTCAGCGGCTTAACCTGGTTGCTGACTAATACACTCCAAGTCACATGGCTGCTAAGCAGCATGAGCTTGAAGGGTGAGTGCTTGGGAAGGTCCAGCAGGCCTAGAGGGCTCACCTTGGTGATGTCCACGGGCAGCCCGTTGCGTGAGGCCTCCAGCATGGGCTCCAGCCCCTTGGCCTGGCGCAGGTGCATCTTGGCGCCCTCCACGTCATTCTTCTGCTTGGCTCGCAGCGCCGCCTGCAGGAGCTGCTTCCTGCGGCCCTCCAGGaaggccagctgctgctgggcTGTGGGCACAGGGGTGTCTGCGGGTGCTGCCCAACCCACGGCCAGGCAACAGGCAGCCCAGGTGGGGCAGGTGTACCTACCTCTGGTGGATGTGCCTTTGGGGGCCGCTTTGGCTGCTGGGGCAGATCCTGACTGGGGTGCCTTTGAAGGTGGGGCTTTGGGCTGGGCTGTGGGGGCTGCAGGGCTGTTGAGCTGCTGAGGGATAGAGAGGAAGTCAGAGCTTTCCCAGCACCTGTGATGAGTCCACTCCCCAAAGGGTCAGGGCCCGACACTGACAACACTGACCGTCTTAGTTTCTGTTTCCTCAGCACTGAACACAACATATGATCTTGTTCACACTGAATCTTTGCAACAGCCCTGGGAGGTAGGGACTATTACTGTGCTCAGTTTACAGAGGAGGAGCCCGAGGGTCGGAGAGCAAAACGACTTGCCCAATGGCCACACAGC of Delphinus delphis chromosome 3, mDelDel1.2, whole genome shotgun sequence contains these proteins:
- the CC2D1A gene encoding coiled-coil and C2 domain-containing protein 1A isoform X6, with amino-acid sequence MIPEDGVNDQELEAEFLALVGGQPQALEKLKGKGPLPMEAIERMASLCMRDPDKDEEEGTDEEDVEADDDLLAELNEVLGEEQKALESHPPVAQPKATTPSPGLEATLQERLALYQTAIESARQAGDGAKMRRYDRGLKTLENLLASVQKGKAIDEGDIPPPVAVGKGPVATPSHIPAPTQPVPTNPPAPDPRVIVEGPPSTAPASSLVSAKPQLPSGPCSPGPPRSLAQLQSRQREYRLAALRAKQQGDTVTAARHFRVAKSFDAVLEALSRGERVDLSRLPPPPDQLPPDPPSLPPQPPTPAVVPSMPEVPAPPRTLLEALEQRMERYCVAAAQAKTKGDQRKARMHERIVKQYQDAIRAHKAGRAVDVAELPVPPGFPPIQGLEATEPTQQSLVGILETAVKLANQDEGPEDEDDEEPKKQLNSPAAPTAQPKAPPSKAPQSGSAPAAKAAPKGTSTRAQQQLAFLEGRRKQLLQAALRAKQKNDVEGAKMHLRQAKGLEPMLEASRNGLPVDITKVPPAPVNKDDFALVQRPGPGLSQESVRRYGELTKLIRQQHEMCLNHSNQFTHLGNIAETSKFEKLAEDCKRSMETLKQAFARGLPTPTARFEQRTFSVIKIFPDLSSNDMLLFIVKGINLPTPPGLSPGDLDVFVRFDFPYPNVEEAQKDKTSVIKNTDSPEFKEQFKLCINRSHRGFRRAIQTKGIKFEVVHKGGLFKTDRVLGTAQLKLDALETACEVREILEVLDGRRPTGGRLEVMVRIREPLTAQQLETTTERWLVIDPVPAAVPTQVAGPKAKAPPVPAPMREPGNRSARPLHSLSVLAFDLERLERKILALRQARRPVPPEVAQQYQDIIQRSQWQRAQLEQGGPGIRREYMAQLERQLQFYTEAARRLGNDGSREAAKEALYRRNLVESELQQLRR
- the CC2D1A gene encoding coiled-coil and C2 domain-containing protein 1A isoform X5, encoding MGCREGPGGGHAAPPPTTLFFGAVGDQDGRLGALEGSRSGWGLPLPLGPLPMEAIERMASLCMRDPDKDEEEGTDEEDVEADDDLLAELNEVLGEEQKALESHPPVAQPKATTPSPGLEATLQERLALYQTAIESARQAGDGAKMRRYDRGLKTLENLLASVQKGKAIDEGDIPPPVAVGKGPVATPSHIPAPTQPVPTNPPAPDPRVIVEGPPSTAPASSLVSAKPQLPSGPCSPGPPRSLAQLQSRQREYRLAALRAKQQGDTVTAARHFRVAKSFDAVLEALSRGERVDLSRLPPPPDQLPPDPPSLPPQPPTPAVVPSMPEVPAPPRTLLEALEQRMERYCVAAAQAKTKGDQRKARMHERIVKQYQDAIRAHKAGRAVDVAELPVPPGFPPIQGLEATEPTQQSLVGILETAVKLANQDEGPEDEDDEEPKKQLNSPAAPTAQPKAPPSKAPQSGSAPAAKAAPKGTSTRAQQQLAFLEGRRKQLLQAALRAKQKNDVEGAKMHLRQAKGLEPMLEASRNGLPVDITKVPPAPVNKDDFALVQRPGPGLSQESVRRYGELTKLIRQQHEMCLNHSNQFTHLGNIAETSKFEKLAEDCKRSMETLKQAFARGLPTPTARFEQRTFSVIKIFPDLSSNDMLLFIVKGINLPTPPGLSPGDLDVFVRFDFPYPNVEEAQKDKTSVIKNTDSPEFKEQFKLCINRSHRGFRRAIQTKGIKFEVVHKGGLFKTDRVLGTAQLKLDALETACEVREILEVLDGRRPTGGRLEVMVRIREPLTAQQLETTTERWLVIDPVPAAVPTQVAGPKAKAPPVPAPMREPGNRSARPLHSLSVLAFDLERLERKILALRQARRPVPPEVAQQYQDIIQRSQWQRAQLEQGGPGIRREYMAQLERQLQFYTEAARRLGNDGSREAAKEALYRRNLVESELQQLRR